A genomic stretch from Candidatus Acidiferrales bacterium includes:
- a CDS encoding acyclic terpene utilization AtuA family protein yields MKEHIRIASGQGYWGDLPQAPYWQVSKGPIDYLVMDYLAEVTMSILQKQKSRDPKLGYAKDLLTTMEQILPIVIEKNIKIITNGGGVNPRSCRDAIYEIAKKCGAKGLKIGIVHGDDIYDRIDDLLNSGTDLKNMDTGETLRSVREHLRSANVYFGAFPIAQALKEGAQIVLTGRTTDTGLSLAPMIYEFGWNETAYDKLAAGIVAGHILECGGQSSGGNFLKDWKRVPDLANIGFPIAEASPDGTFYITKHDATGGMVSVDTVKEQLIYEIGDPKEYITPEVVADFTTINLEQAGQNRVKVFGIKGKAPTDFYKVSMSYLDGYYAVGTLTYGWPEALEKAQLADKIIRQRLKDLGFDYDEFNTEFLGYDSCHGPLSPRPVDINEIVLRVAVRSKDEDAVDAFGRQLVPLVLTGPPTVTGFGSGRPKPQEVIAYWPSLIKKSLVNPVVEVVEL; encoded by the coding sequence ATGAAGGAACACATCAGGATCGCTTCGGGGCAGGGTTATTGGGGTGACCTCCCGCAGGCGCCTTATTGGCAGGTCAGCAAAGGTCCGATCGATTATCTCGTAATGGACTACCTTGCCGAGGTAACCATGTCCATTTTGCAGAAACAAAAGTCGCGCGATCCAAAGCTCGGATACGCAAAGGATCTGCTCACGACCATGGAGCAAATACTCCCGATAGTCATTGAGAAAAATATAAAAATCATAACAAACGGTGGAGGGGTGAATCCGCGATCGTGTCGTGATGCTATTTATGAAATTGCGAAGAAATGCGGCGCAAAAGGGTTGAAGATAGGCATCGTCCACGGAGATGATATATATGACCGAATCGACGACCTGCTGAACTCCGGGACAGACTTGAAAAATATGGATACGGGCGAGACTCTGCGAAGTGTTCGCGAACATCTGCGAAGCGCCAATGTTTACTTCGGTGCATTTCCCATCGCACAGGCATTGAAGGAAGGAGCGCAGATTGTTCTGACCGGCAGGACCACCGATACCGGCCTGTCGCTTGCGCCGATGATCTACGAGTTCGGGTGGAACGAAACCGCTTATGATAAGCTTGCGGCGGGAATCGTCGCCGGCCATATTCTGGAATGCGGAGGCCAATCTTCGGGCGGAAATTTCTTGAAAGATTGGAAAAGGGTTCCGGATCTTGCAAACATTGGATTTCCTATTGCTGAAGCTTCTCCGGATGGGACTTTTTACATTACGAAGCATGATGCTACAGGCGGCATGGTGTCCGTTGACACTGTCAAGGAACAACTGATTTATGAGATCGGCGACCCGAAAGAGTATATCACACCGGAAGTTGTGGCGGATTTTACGACGATCAATCTGGAACAGGCAGGACAAAACCGAGTAAAAGTGTTTGGCATTAAAGGTAAGGCGCCAACGGATTTCTACAAGGTTTCGATGTCGTACCTGGATGGTTATTACGCTGTCGGAACATTAACTTACGGCTGGCCCGAAGCATTGGAAAAGGCGCAGCTCGCTGACAAGATCATAAGGCAGCGGCTGAAAGATTTGGGATTCGACTATGATGAGTTCAATACCGAATTCCTGGGGTACGATTCGTGCCATGGCCCGCTGAGTCCGAGACCGGTTGATATCAATGAAATAGTCTTGCGAGTCGCAGTCAGGAGCAAGGATGAAGACGCCGTCGATGCGTTTGGAAGACAGCTTGTCCCGCTTGTGCTGACAGGTCCGCCGACAGTCACAGGTTTCGGGAGCGGTCGTCCGAAGCCGCAGGAAGTTATTGCGTACTGGCCGTCGCTGATAAAAAAATCTCTGGTGAATCCTGTGGTGGAAGTCGTTGAGTTGTAA